The window GAGGTCGTCCACATTTCGTCCGACCGAACACCTTCCGACCCTCTCGTCGCCTCTCCTGCCGTTAGTCTGCCACCCTTATCGGCTCAAGGCCGCATCTTGAGGTCAAGCATCAACCCCATACCCTCCTCCTCTCGCGCGGGCCGATCGACCTCTTCTCATTCTGCCACGACTCGCCGGAGACATGTCACAGCCACACTCCACCTTCCTACAGAAGATCTTTTGGCGCTGGGTGGCTCGGTCGATCAGACTGAACACCGGATTATCATTCGGGGCCAATTGGCTGAGATATGCGAAGATGCCCGCGCCCGGGAGGCCGCCGCCCCTCCAGGCGTGTTAGCAAACAGTTACACTAAGCAGATCACCGGGGTGAGTTTTCCTTTTGGCTTCAGCACTTATTAATTTAGCCTTGTTTTTGATCCACTTCTGCTTCTGACTCCCGCAGTTTTGGGCGGACGGCCTAGCTATGAGCCAAAGGCTCGCCtttgtggaggatgagctgaaacGGTTGCAGGAAGCCCCCGGTCAGTCGGGTACCACTCATGGTTTAAACGACACCCAGGTGGCTCAGCTGCAGGCCGACTTGGCTAAGAGCGAAGAGCTACTGACTGCCGAGCGGGGCAAGAGCGTTGAGCAAGTCAGATATATTGACCAACTCAAGAAAGAGATATCCACCTTTGAAGGCAAGATCACCCTGGCCACCAACCGCAAGCAAAGGGCTGTTgaggatctggagaagaaaaatgtgGAAGCCCGGGCTCCTGAGCAGAAATTAAAGCAGACAGAAGACAAgttaaaaaatgttgaaggtctgCTGTTATCCGAGCGGCAAGCTCGCGAGTCTGAGGAAGCCACTCTAAGAAGCCAGCTGTCCGACAAGGACGCCGATCTTGCGATGGTGAAGGCGGATCTGGAGAGCGCCCAGTCGGCCTTGGAGACTCATAAAGAAAGCGAGCCTAGCTGATTCGAAGTGATGAAGGTGGCTTACATCCGGTCCGACACCTTCGTGAATAAGTTCGTCGACCGAGTTCTCCGACTTTTCGGCTGCGCCGTGGACAACATTTTTGATCAACTCAAGAAAAAGGGGCATCTGCCTGCCGATCTGCCCGGCTCCACGATTGATCATGACCAGCTTAATGCCTCTATCCCCGacgatgttttggattatttggaGTGAACCCTTGAAAGCGTTTCTGTTACCTTGATTCACCAAGTGATTTTTTGGGTTGTATTATTCGGCCACCGTGTGTATCCGGTTGGCATAAACCTTTAAGACGTGACTCGTTTCTATCTTATCTTTGATGATTTTCTTCGCTATTTTGCTCGTCTTTGAATATACTTAGGCGATCGTCTTACTCTTACTTGTCGATCTATCACGCGATATTTTAAGGTCTCCGATCGACCACCGCTGATGCGAGggcttaaggtcgccgctcaaccgtcgatgacgcgagggtttaaggtcgccgctcgaccgtcgatgacacgagggtttaaggtcgccactcgacagtcgatgacgcgagggtttaaggtcgccgctcgaccgtcgatgacgcgagggtttaaggtcgccgctcgaccgttgatgaagcgagggtttaaggtcgttgctcgaccgtcgatgacgtgagggtttaaggtcatcgctcgaccgtcgatgacgcgagggtttaaggtcgccgctcgaccgtcgatgacgtgagggtttaaggtcgccgcacACTCGTTTGATAGGAAGGGGTTTAGGGGAGATCTAATTGTTTTCTTCCTGCGACCAAGGAAACACACATGCATGCAAGTGTACATTAATTCACTCGCTCACCTCTCATCCAGCTCTGTAAGGTTGGAGGTGACTTGCGTTCCACGGTCTATCCAGCCTCCTTCCCTCCGCGTCCTCCAAGTAGTATGCACCCGACTGCAACCTTTCTACGACTTTGAAtggacctgcccatggagcttctaaCTTTTtgacgtccccgaccggcttgacCCTTTTCCAGACTAGGTCACCCAACTGGAAAGATCTGGGGATTACCCGGCGATTATAGCTTTGCTGCATCCTTTGTCTGTAAGCTATTAGCCGGGCGGCCGCTTTGTCGCGCGTTTCATCAACTATGTCAAGCTCCATCTGTCGCCTTCCATCATTTTCTTCGTCGTATTGAAGCACCCGATCGGACTCAATCCCGACCTCGACTGGGACGATCGCCTCTCctccatataccaaatggaatggcgtgaagCCAGTTCCTTCCTTGGGAGTCGTCCGTAACGCCCATAATACACTGGgtagctcgtctacccagctaccccccatgtgatcgagccgaaccTGAAGTATTcgaaggatctcccgattggctacttcggcttaaCCATTACTCtaaggatacgccacggaagtgaagtgttgttcgatatcgtaccctttgcaccattcttcgagctccTGACCAACGAATTGTCGCCCGTTATCTGAAATGAGccgacgaggaatgccgaaccgataaattatatgctgccagatgaactttttgaccatctgctcggttattttggccaatggctcggcttccacccattttgaaaaataatcaacaGCCACCAGCAGGAATTTTCTCTAACCGGTTGCCATAGGAAAAGGACCGAAtatgtccattccccactggtcgaatgggCACGCCACAGTGGATACTTTCATCTCGGAGGTTGGTCAGTGAGTCAGATTACTATATTTTTGGCAAGACAAGCAAGTAGCTACTGCCTTGCTCGCATCTCTCTGgagtgttggccaaaaataccctgctAGGATAATTTTCTTCgctagcgatcgtccgcccggatgtcctccgcaggagccctgatgtacttcttgaaggatgtattCGGCGTCCTCAGTACCCACACACTTGAGCAGAGGGCATGAGAAGGCTTTTTTATACAATTGCTCGCCAACCATAGTGAACCGAGCAGCTCTCCTTCTTAAAATTCGCTCGGCTTTGAGACCTCCTGGTAAGGTTCCAAACTGGAGGAACCTAATGATGGGTGCCCTCCAGTCTTCCGGAAGTGGTATTTCTACTGACCGATCAACGTGCGCCACTAGGGAGACCTGCTCGATGGGACAACTGGCGACGATTGGCGTCACCGCGCTCGCCAGCTTTGCCAGTTCATCCGCTActtggttctccgatcggggtATTTTGTGAATAACGACCTCTTGGAAATTCgccctgagcttttcaaaggcgtCCGCATATAATCTGAGCCAAGCGCTATTGATTTCGAACGTTCCATTCAGCTACTGGGCtgccaactgtgaatctgaatgTAAGAGTACCTTGGTGGCCCCGACTTGCTGAGCGGCTTGAAGGCCAGCTATGAAAGCTTCGTATTCAGCTTCGTTGTTGGTGGCTCGGTAGTCCAATCTAATGGATAGATGCATTCGGTCTTCTTTCAAGGATATAAGTAGGATACCTATTCCACTGTCCGATCGGGCGGACGAGTCATCAACGTATACCCTCCATGGGGATTCTGGCTCAGGGTCTGATACTTCCGTAATGAAATCTGCCAACGCCTGTGCTTTGATGGCCGACCGGGGTCGGTATTGTATGTCGAACTCACTGAGCTCAGTGGTCCATTTGATTAACCGGCCAGACGCTTCAGGGTTGAGCAGGACCCGACCCAAGGCGCTATTAGTCATCACGATTATGGGGTGTGCCAAGAAATAGGGCCGAAGCCTCCGGGCAGCGAGGACCAGAGCGtaagcaagcttctcgagaccTGTATAGCGTAACTCAGCATCTTTCAATatgtggcttaaaaagtacaccgGTTGCTGATTCCCCCATTTCTCAGTGATTAACGCTGAACCGATGGCATGCTCGGTtgatgataaataaattaaaagcaGCTCCCCCGTTGTTGGCTTGGCTAGGATGGGCAAGGAGCTGAGATATTGCTTGAGTTCTTCGAATGCCCTGTCACATTtgtcatcccactggaacttggtcGCTCGCCTTAAAATCTTGAAAAATGTCAGGCTCCGGTCAGCTGATTTTGATATGAACCTTGATAGGGCCGTGATTCTCCCAGTCAGCCTTTGTACCTCCTTCAGGTTGCGGGGCGGTGCCATGTCTTGGAGAGCTCTTACTTTACTCgggtttgcttcgattccccgctcagtGACTATGTATCCCAGAAACCGTCCACCTTTAGCGTCGAACAAGCACTTGGCTAGGTTTAGTTTAATCCCATACTTTCGCAGCGTTTGCCATGTTTCTTCCACATCTGCACACAGGTTGACAGATCGGAGTGACTTAATgagtatgtcatcaacatatacctccaaaTTCCATCCGATCTGCTTCCGAAACACCTTGTTCACCATTCTCTGATAGGTGGCGCCTGTGTTCTTTAACCCGAACGGTATGACCTTATAACAGTACGACCTTATAACAGTACGTCCTGTCGGCTGTAACGAAACTGACTTTCTCCTGGTCTTCGCGCGCGGtggcacctgatgatagccttgataggcatcaagcatgcagatcagctcgcatcCGGCCGTCgaatccaccatctggtctatccttGGTAGCGGGTAGGAGTCCTTGGGACAGGCCTTGTTTAAATCCCTGAAATCGATGCACACCCGCCATTTATTACttagcttggagaccagcactacGTTGGCGAGCCAGGTCAGAAACTGAATTTCCTTGATGTGCCCGACCTCCAGTAGCTTCTCTACCTCGGCCTGGATAATCAAATCTTACTCAGCACTAAAGTCACGCTTCCTTTGCTTGACCGATCGAGCGTCTGGCCGAACGTGTAGTTCATGCAACGCCACACTTGGATTGACGCCAGGCAATTCGTGCGTCGACCAGGCAAACACATCGTAGTTCTTTTGAAGGCAGGCGACCAGCTCCTCTTTTTGCGGGCCGGTCAGATCGGAGGCTACGAAGGTGGTAGCCTCCAGTCGACTCGGATgtatctgcacctcctccttgtTGTCGTATACCAGCGGGGGCGGCTTCTCTCTGATAGCGTTTACTTCCAATCAGGGGCACTTCTTGGCAGCTTTAGCGTccgccttgaccatctccacataacacCGTCGGGCTGCCACCTGGTCCCCTCGCACTTCGCCTACTAGATTCCCCACCGAGAATTTAATCTTCTGGCAGTAGGTCGATACCACCGCTCGAAATTCATTGAGAGCTGGTCGGCCCAATATCACGTTGTACACCGAGGGCACAtctaccacgatgaagttcgtggTGCGCGTCCTAATCAGGGGCTCTTCTCCGAACGAGACGGCCAATCTTGTCTGACCAATTGGCAAGACTTCATTGCCAGTGAAGCCGTACAATGGTGTTGCCATGGGCAGGAGCTCAGCCCTATCAATCTGTAATAAAtcgaatgcttgtttaaaaataatgtttaccgagcttcctgtgtcgatGAAAGTCCGGCGGATGGTGTAGTTTGCGATCACCGCCTTGATGATCagcgcatcatcatgagggatttcGACCCCCTCCAAGTCCTTAgggccaaagctgatctcgggcccctctgctttctccttgctgcatcctaCAGCATAGATGGTCAGCTGCCGCGCGTGGCCCTTccgggctcggttggaatctcccccGGTCGGGCCACCCGAGATCATCCCAATTTCTCCCCAGGAAGCGTTCCTCCTATTCTCCTCTTCTCGTGCTGAATGTCTGTTCTGATCGGCTGAGGCTCGGGCAGGGCTTCTTTCTCGAGGACGATGCTCCTGCGACTCCTGAGCCCTTCGACTCTCAACTTTTCGGTCGATTCGGCGCTCGGGGTGTCGATCCAGCGTGGGCGACCAACGTCTATACTCCTTGGGCGAGGGCCGATGCACATTAGGGTCGCCTCGGCACTCCCACGTGTTGTGCGTCCCTGATTGATGGAACttacagaacatcggggtccacttTTTGCCCTTCTTGAGTTGGGCGGCCTCCATATGAACTGCATGCGTTCTCGGCTCGGTATACGGTTGTGACCCCGCGGCCCTGGGACCGGTCGGAGGCTGGTGGTTGCTTGGTCTCCTCCGATCGGACGCCTGTTGAGGCTCGGTTGGCACCTCTTTCCTTCGGGCTGCTTGTGCCtcttctacattgatgtattcCGTGGCCTTCTTTTGAAGATGAGCGAAATCTTTTGGGGGCCTACGAATGAGGGATCGGAAAAACTCACcttccacgagcccttgcgtgaaagCATTTACCAGTACTTCTGATGAGACTGCTGGTATGTCCATTGCCATCTGGTTAAATCGCTGGGTGTACGCCCTGAGTGCTTCTCGAGGACCTTGCTTTAGTGAAAACAAGTTGACGCTCGTTTTCTGATGATGACGGCTACTCGTGAAGTGGTGCAGGAAAGCGgcccggaaatccttgaagctacgTATGGACCCGGTCGGTAACCTGGTGAACCACCATTGAGCCGGTCCCGAAAGTGTTGTCAGGAATACCctgcacttcactccatcggtgtactggTG is drawn from Zingiber officinale cultivar Zhangliang chromosome 1B, Zo_v1.1, whole genome shotgun sequence and contains these coding sequences:
- the LOC122032399 gene encoding uncharacterized protein LOC122032399; amino-acid sequence: MRCLGHPQRKKAEPDETEVPRQMRRPKGMQGREKRPRDGDSPERINGQFSQGIMEDPLPRHYTPLAIGEYNGSTDPDDHLAKFNNAATLHQYTDGVKCRVFLTTLSGPAQWWFTRLPTGSIRSFKDFRAAFLHHFTSSRHHQKTSVNLFSLKQGPREALRAYTQRFNQMAMDIPAVSSEVLVNAFTQGLVEGEFFRSLIRRPPKDFAHLQKKATEYINVEEAQAARRKEVPTEPQQASDRRRPSNHQPPTGPRAAGSQPYTEPRTHAVHMEAAQLKKGKKWTPMFCKFHQSGTHNTWECRGDPNVHRPSPKEYRRWSPTLDRHPERRIDRKVESRRAQESQEHRPRERSPARASADQNRHSAREEENRRNASWGEIGMISGGPTGGDSNRARKGHARQLTIYAVGCSKEKAEGPEISFGPKDLEGVEIPHDDALIIKAVIANYTIRRTFIDTGSSVNIIFKQAFDLLQIDRAELLPMATPLYGFTGNEVLPIGQTRLAVSFGEEPLIRTRTTNFIVVDVPSVYNVILGRPALNEFRAVVSTYCQKIKFSVGNLVGEVRGDQVAARRCYVEMVKADAKAAKKCP